A window of Polypterus senegalus isolate Bchr_013 chromosome 14, ASM1683550v1, whole genome shotgun sequence contains these coding sequences:
- the pde4ba gene encoding cAMP-specific 3',5'-cyclic phosphodiesterase 4B isoform X5 yields MELCCFQKKQKKLWIVKLWKRFKRMLNRELTHLSEMSRSGNQVSEYISNTFLDKQNDVEIPSPTSKCREKKKKQQLMSQISGVKKLTHSSSLNNTSISRFGVKTESEEFLSKELEDLNKWGLNIFKVSEYSHHRPLTCIMHAIFQERDLLKTFKIPVDTLVTYMMTLEDHYHSDVAYHNSLHAADVAQSTHILLSTPALDAVFTDLEILAALFAAAIHDVDHPGVSNQFLINTNSELALMYNDESVLENHHLAVGFKLLQEENCDIFQNLSKKQRQSLRKMVIDMVLATDMSKHMSLLADLKTMVETKKVTSSGVLLLDNYTDRIQVLRNMVHCADLSNPTKSLELYRQWTDRIMEEFFHQGDKERERGMEISPMCDKHTASVEKSQVGFIDYIVHPLWETWADLVHPDAQDILDTLEDNRNWYQSMIPQSPSPPFYEQDKDNHGTGEKFQFELTLEEEDSEGVEREEDCQGQDSVGNAGSQMESNEYTLLEEQLEGTLIKIVTEDASPVDT; encoded by the exons ATGGAACTCTGCTGCTTTCAGAAGAAGCAAAAAAAGTTGTGGATTGTTAAGTTGTGGAAGAGG TTCAAGAGAATGCTGAACCGGGAACTGACACACCTGTCAGAAATGAGCCGTTCTGGCAATCAAGTCTCGGAGTACATCTCTAACACCTTCTTAG aCAAACAGAACGATGTGGAAATCCCATCACCTACATCAAAATGccgggaaaagaagaagaagcagcagctGATGTCTCAGATCAGTGGCGTGAAGAAATTGACTCACAGCTCCAGTCTAAACAACACGAGCATTTCAAGATTTGGGGTCAAAACTGAGAGCGAAGAGTTCCTCTCCAAG gAACTGGAAGACCTAAATAAATGgggcctgaatatttttaaagtgtcCGAGTATTCACATCACAGACCTCTCACATGCATAATGCATGCAATCTTTCAG GAGAGAGACCTACTGAAGACCTTCAAGATTCCCGTTGACACACTTGTTACCTACATGATGACCCTGGAGGATCACTATCACTCTGACGTGGCCTATCACAATAGTCTTCATGCTGCTGACGTGGCCCAGTCAACCCACATTCTTCTGTCAACTCCAGCCCTAGAT GCCGTCTTCACTGACTTGGAGAttcttgctgcactatttgctgCTGCCATCCATGATGTGGATCACCCGGGTGTCTCTAATCAGTTCTTAATCAACACCA ACTCCGAGCTGGCCCTCATGTACAATGATGAGTCTGTCCTGGAAAACCACCACCTGGCTGTGGGCTTCAAACTGCTGCAGGAAGAAAACTGTGACATCTTCCAGAACCTCAGCAAGAAGCAGCGGCAGTCCCTGAGGAAAATGGTCATCGACATG GTTTTGGCAACTGATATGTCCAAACACATGAGCCTGCTGGCAGACTTGAAGACCATGGTGGAGACCAAAAAGGTGACGAGTTCAGGGGTACTGCTGCTCGACAACTACACCGATAGGATCCAG GTTCTTCGCAACATGGTGCATTGTGCCGACCTGAGCAATCCAACCAAGTCTCTGGAGCTCTACCGCCAGTGGACAGACAGGATCATGGAGGAGTTCTTCCACCAGGGAGATAAAGAAAGGGAGAGAGGGATGGAAATCAGCCCAATGTGTGATAAACACACCGCCTCGGTTGAAAAGTCACAG GTGGGATTCATTGACTACATCGTTCACCCACTTTGGGAGACCTGGGCAGATCTGGTCCACCCGGATGCACAGGACATCTTGGACACGTTAGAGGACAACAGAAACTGGTATCAAAGTATGATCCCACAGAGCCCATCGCCCCCATTTTATGAGCAAGACAAAGACAATCATGGCACCGGAGAAAAATTTCAATTTGAACTCACACTAGAGGAGGAAGACTCTGAGGGAGTTGAACGAGAGGAAGACTGTCAAGGGCAGGATAGTGTCGGCAACGCCGGGTCCCAAATGGAGTCCAATGAGTACACGCTCTTGGAGGAACAGCTGGAAGGGACCCTAATCAAAATTGTGACAGAAGACGCGTCACCCGTGGACACATAG
- the pde4ba gene encoding cAMP-specific 3',5'-cyclic phosphodiesterase 4B isoform X6 yields MPEANYLLSVSWGYIKFKRMLNRELTHLSEMSRSGNQVSEYISNTFLDKQNDVEIPSPTSKCREKKKKQQLMSQISGVKKLTHSSSLNNTSISRFGVKTESEEFLSKELEDLNKWGLNIFKVSEYSHHRPLTCIMHAIFQERDLLKTFKIPVDTLVTYMMTLEDHYHSDVAYHNSLHAADVAQSTHILLSTPALDAVFTDLEILAALFAAAIHDVDHPGVSNQFLINTNSELALMYNDESVLENHHLAVGFKLLQEENCDIFQNLSKKQRQSLRKMVIDMVLATDMSKHMSLLADLKTMVETKKVTSSGVLLLDNYTDRIQVLRNMVHCADLSNPTKSLELYRQWTDRIMEEFFHQGDKERERGMEISPMCDKHTASVEKSQVGFIDYIVHPLWETWADLVHPDAQDILDTLEDNRNWYQSMIPQSPSPPFYEQDKDNHGTGEKFQFELTLEEEDSEGVEREEDCQGQDSVGNAGSQMESNEYTLLEEQLEGTLIKIVTEDASPVDT; encoded by the exons ATGCCTGAGGCAAACTATTTACTCTCCGTGTCTTGGGGTTACATCAAG TTCAAGAGAATGCTGAACCGGGAACTGACACACCTGTCAGAAATGAGCCGTTCTGGCAATCAAGTCTCGGAGTACATCTCTAACACCTTCTTAG aCAAACAGAACGATGTGGAAATCCCATCACCTACATCAAAATGccgggaaaagaagaagaagcagcagctGATGTCTCAGATCAGTGGCGTGAAGAAATTGACTCACAGCTCCAGTCTAAACAACACGAGCATTTCAAGATTTGGGGTCAAAACTGAGAGCGAAGAGTTCCTCTCCAAG gAACTGGAAGACCTAAATAAATGgggcctgaatatttttaaagtgtcCGAGTATTCACATCACAGACCTCTCACATGCATAATGCATGCAATCTTTCAG GAGAGAGACCTACTGAAGACCTTCAAGATTCCCGTTGACACACTTGTTACCTACATGATGACCCTGGAGGATCACTATCACTCTGACGTGGCCTATCACAATAGTCTTCATGCTGCTGACGTGGCCCAGTCAACCCACATTCTTCTGTCAACTCCAGCCCTAGAT GCCGTCTTCACTGACTTGGAGAttcttgctgcactatttgctgCTGCCATCCATGATGTGGATCACCCGGGTGTCTCTAATCAGTTCTTAATCAACACCA ACTCCGAGCTGGCCCTCATGTACAATGATGAGTCTGTCCTGGAAAACCACCACCTGGCTGTGGGCTTCAAACTGCTGCAGGAAGAAAACTGTGACATCTTCCAGAACCTCAGCAAGAAGCAGCGGCAGTCCCTGAGGAAAATGGTCATCGACATG GTTTTGGCAACTGATATGTCCAAACACATGAGCCTGCTGGCAGACTTGAAGACCATGGTGGAGACCAAAAAGGTGACGAGTTCAGGGGTACTGCTGCTCGACAACTACACCGATAGGATCCAG GTTCTTCGCAACATGGTGCATTGTGCCGACCTGAGCAATCCAACCAAGTCTCTGGAGCTCTACCGCCAGTGGACAGACAGGATCATGGAGGAGTTCTTCCACCAGGGAGATAAAGAAAGGGAGAGAGGGATGGAAATCAGCCCAATGTGTGATAAACACACCGCCTCGGTTGAAAAGTCACAG GTGGGATTCATTGACTACATCGTTCACCCACTTTGGGAGACCTGGGCAGATCTGGTCCACCCGGATGCACAGGACATCTTGGACACGTTAGAGGACAACAGAAACTGGTATCAAAGTATGATCCCACAGAGCCCATCGCCCCCATTTTATGAGCAAGACAAAGACAATCATGGCACCGGAGAAAAATTTCAATTTGAACTCACACTAGAGGAGGAAGACTCTGAGGGAGTTGAACGAGAGGAAGACTGTCAAGGGCAGGATAGTGTCGGCAACGCCGGGTCCCAAATGGAGTCCAATGAGTACACGCTCTTGGAGGAACAGCTGGAAGGGACCCTAATCAAAATTGTGACAGAAGACGCGTCACCCGTGGACACATAG